The proteins below come from a single Dryobates pubescens isolate bDryPub1 chromosome 16, bDryPub1.pri, whole genome shotgun sequence genomic window:
- the LOC104304275 gene encoding protocadherin beta-15-like — protein MAWNGRRSGCSLRQVILFLLCICVWQSGAESLRYSLAEEMERDAFVGNIAQDLGLTPSQLAARKARVVSEGNQQLFRLNPSTGVLTAKESLDREEICPQSETCTLFFTLFLDNPLQLFRGEVEVLDVNDNSPVFPKKEMVLEILETTSPGSRFPLDTAQDADVGSNGLQNYSLGSNLHFSLAVGAENDGAKYAELLLYGQLDREEQSELKLLLTATDGGSPPRSGTAQVRIVVLDANDNTPVFSREVYEVRLAENSPLGQLVVKVAATDPDEGSNGKVQYAFTQISKGSGELFDLNPDTGEVRVAGNLDYEETKNHKMVIRATDGGGLSAHCKVQIELVDVNDNVPEIALTSHTASIPEDAPPRTLVALFSVRDRDTGDNGRTECTIDEDLPFTLTPTFGNFYELRTNAELDREATAEYNISIRATDWGPRRLSSRQSLWVQVSDVNDNAPAFSQELYSMWVTENNSPMVRIGSVQASDADAGSNARVQYALVREEGEEQPAVSVSSESGDVYVVRSLDYERVRALEVWVSAADGGWPALSARALLRVLVRDENDNAPVVLHPGAESGAGAGELVPRWAPAGYLVAKVVAVDADAGQNAWLSYELAKATEPGLFRLGLHSGELRTARAVAERDAPRHRLVVLVRDRGQPPRSASATLAIALLHDFSDAHVRLSQDAPPAEPDDTLTLYLIACLACVSALCLATGLAALLMKLRRDRQRQGEPLPTFPTAVAESDAGSLPRSLVYDVCLATGTLSSDFHFLGPLLPCFPAGMPAGTVLQRSSMCSQEVASIAEGDDRAVQVRNRSSLSFLCPPRLGSTGTQNQLTELLGNGRGATGLPRGSQKTFPDISGKYYSD, from the exons ATGGCGTGGAACGGCAGACGGAGCGGATGCAGCCTCAGGCAAGTGATCTTATTCCTTCTGTGCATTTGCGTGTGGCAGAGCGGGGCCGAAAGCCTCCGCTATTCTCTGgcggaggagatggagagggacgCCTTTGTGGGCAATATTGCCCAGGACCTGGGGCTTACTCCgagccagctggcagctcgCAAGGCGCGCGTTGTGTCGGAGGGGAACCAGCAGCTTTTCCGCCTCAACCCGAGCACCGGAGTGCTGACGGCCAAGGAGTCTCTGGACCGAGAGGAGATCTGTCCTCAGAGCGAGACCTGCACGCTCTTCTTTACGCTCTTCTTAGACAATCCTTTGCAGCTGTTCCGAGGGGAGGTGGAGGTTCTTGACGTGAACGACAACTCTCCCGTGTTCCCTAAGAAGGAGATGGTTTTAGAGATTCTTGAAACAACATCTCCAGGGTCACGTTTCCCTCTGGACACTGCCCAGGATGCTGACGTAGGCAGCAACGGCTTGCAAAATTACAGCCTCGGTTCCAATTTGCATTTCTCTCTCGCAGTCGGAGCGGAGAATGATGGAGCAAAATACGCAGAGCTCCTCCTATACGGGCAACTGGACCGTGAAGAGCAGTCGGAGCTGAAATTACTCCTCACCGCCACGGACGGCGGTTCACCACCCAGATCAGGAACGGCTCAAGTCCGGATCGTGGTGTTGGATGCCAATGACAACACGCCAGTTTTCAGTCGGGAAGTGTATGAGGTGCGCCTGGCCGAGAAcagccccctggggcagctggtggTCAAAGTGGCGGCCACGGACCCTGACGAAGGGTCCAACGGGAAAGTGCAGTACGCCTTCACACAGATTTCAAAGGGTTCCGGAGAGCTCTTTGACCTGAACCCTGACACAGGTGAGGTTCGGGTGGCGGGAAACCTGGACTATGAGGAAACGAAAAACCATAAGATGGTGATAAGAGCCACAGACGGCGGGGGTTTGTCTGCACATTGCAAAGTGCAGATTGAGCTGGTGGACGTGAACGACAATGTCCCGGAGATAGCTCTTACTTCACACACCGCATCCATTCCTGAGGACGCTCCGCCACGCACCCTGGTGGCACTATTCAGTGTGAGGGACCGGGACACTGGTGACAACGGCAGAACGGAGTGCACCATCGATGAGGACTTACCTTTCACTCTCACACCCACCTTCGGCAATTTCTACGAGCTGAGAACCAACGCGGAGCTGGACAGGGAGGCGACGGCAGAGTACAACATCAGCATCCGAGCGACGGACTGGGGCCCGCGGCGCCTGAGCTCTCGGCAGAGCCTGTGGGTGCAGGTGTCGGACGTGAACGACAACGCCCCCGCCTTCAGCCAGGAGCTCTACAGCATGTGGGTGACGGAGAACAACAGCCCCATGGTGCGCATCGGCAGCGTGCAGGCCAGCGACGCGGACGCGGGCAGCAACGCGCGCGTGCAGTACGCGCTGGTGCGTGAGGAGGGCGAGGAGCAGCCGGCGGTGTCGGTGAGCTCGGAGAGCGGCGACGTGTACGTGGTGCGCTCGCTGGACTACGAGCGGGTGCGCGCCTTGGAGGTGTGGGTGAGCGCGGCCGACGGCGGCTGGCCGGCGCTGAGCGCGCGGGCGCTGCTGCGCGTGCTGGTGCGCGACGAGAACGACAACGCGCCGGTGGTGCTGCACCCTGGTGCCGAGAGCGGCGCGGGCGCGGGCGAGCTGGTGCCGCGCTGGGCGCCGGCAGGCTAcctggtggccaaggtggtgGCGGTGGACGCGGACGCGGGGCAGAACGCCTGGCTGTCCTACGAGCTGGCCAAGGCCACGGAGCCGGGGCTCTTCCGCCTCGGGCTGCACAGCGGCGAGCTGCGCACGGCGCGGGCCGTGGCCGAGCGCGACGCGCCCCGACACAGGCTCGTCGTGCTCGTGCGAGACCGCGGCCAGCCGCCGCGCTCGGCCAGCGCCACCCTCGCCATCGCCCTGCTCCACGACTTCTCCGACGCCCATGTGCGCCTCAGCCAGGACGCGCCGCCCGCCGAGCCCGACGACACGCTCACTCTCTACCTCATCGCCTGCCTGGCCTGCGTCTCCGCGCTCTGCCTGGCCACCGGCCTGGCCGCCCTGCTCATGAAGCTGCGGCGGGACAGGCAGAGACAGGGCGAGCCCTTGCCCACCTTCCCGACGGCTGTCGCCGAGAGCGACGCAGGCTCCCTGCCCCGCAGCCTTGTGTACGACGTGTGCTTGGCCACCGGCACCCTGAGCAGCGACTTTCACTTCCTCGGTCCGCTCTTGCCCTGCTTCCCTGCCGGGATGCCTGCCGGCACGGTTCTTCAGCGGAGCTCGATGTGCTCACAAGAGGTGGCCAGCATCGCGGAAGGGGATGACCGGGCTGTACAGGTGAGGAACCGGAGCTCGTTGAG CTTCCTCTGCCCGCCCCGCCTCGGCAGCACCGGCACACAAAACCAGCTGACAGAGCTGCTCGGCAACGGCAGAGGGGCAaccgggctgcccaggggctcgCAGAAGACCTTCCCAGACATCTCTGGCAAATACTACTCCGATTAG